The following are from one region of the Capsicum annuum cultivar UCD-10X-F1 chromosome 1, UCD10Xv1.1, whole genome shotgun sequence genome:
- the LOC107875297 gene encoding coiled-coil domain-containing protein 96: MDELEFRRLLERFPIVRFRDYHIDLDTSKRSQLIEKEEERQWKEAWSKGHKPETGIQAMHRGGPFWGKVREAAEKKILKENLLAALSVQSAVQFDPSEEVMMAARHIADQRQASSGAGPSHIPRSSTYASSSIPNRMTSVEEDLAHIRHFQAYQVKHNQAIAEMLRAMALHHGMNMDKFPTCPSYMSPRDKAVLDDEDEDEDEDEDEDEDEDEEDEE, encoded by the exons ATGGATGAACTAGAATTTCGACGTCTTCTTGAACGTTTTCCAATCGTTCGATTTCGAGATTATCAt ATTGATTTAGACACATCAAAAAGATCTCAGTTGATAGAGAAAGAGGAG GAAAGGCAATGGAAAGAGGCATGGAGTAAGGGACATAAACCAGAGACTGGAATTCAAGCAATGCATCGTGGTG GTCCATTTTGGGGCAAAGTCAGAGAAGCTGCTGAGAAAAAG ATCTTGAAGGAAAATTTACTTGCAGCTTTAAGCGTTCAATCAGCAGTCCAATTTGATCCTAGTGAGGAAGTGATGATGGCTGCTCGACACATTGCTGATCAGAGGCAGGCTTCAAGTGGTGCAGGTCCATCTCATATACCCCGCTCTTCGACCTATGCATCATCATCAATACCAAACCGAATGACAAGTGTTGAGGAGGATTTAGCACACATACGCCATTTTCAAGCCTATCAGGTGAAGCACAATCAAGCAATTGCTGAAATGCTGCGAGCTATGGCACTTCACCATGGAATGAACATGGACAAGTTTCCTACTTGTCCGTCATATATGTCCCCAAGGGATAAGGCAGTGCTCGatgatgaggatgaggatgaggatgaggatgaggatgaggatgaggatgaggatgaggaaGATGAGGAGTGA